One genomic region from Jiangella sp. DSM 45060 encodes:
- the pta gene encoding phosphate acetyltransferase: protein MARSVYVASVTGETGKSTVALGALEALTRRLGRVGVFRPVVRSGAQPDYVLELLLEHDGVDLPYDVCAGVTYEDVHADPDAAMSTILGRYRTVAAQCEAVVIVGSDYTDVESPTEFSFNARVAANLGAPVVLVLNGHDRSPADLRAVAELATAELAANYGTLAALIANRVPPGALDDACAALGELGPAWALPEEPLLSAPTMADLVAASGGELFRGDASRLGREVGGLVVAGMTLPHVLDRLFDDAVVITPADRTDVLLGVVAAHAAKTFPTLAGIVLNGGFELPPQIVRLMDGLDVGLPIVTAPGDTFGTATALAAVRGRLTYDATRKVQTALALFDRHVDAGDLLDRLDVTRSDVVTPLMFEHDLIDRARGKPISGVAGVARLGRRRHIVLPEGTEERILRAADTVLRRGIADLTLLGPPADVAAAADRVGVDIGAADIVDPRESELRGRFAHEYSRLRAHRGVTQEAAWDQVADVSYFGTMMVQLGLADGMVSGAAHTTAHTIRPAFEVIKTLPGTSIVSSVFFMCLRDRVLVYGDCAVNPDPTAEQLADIAISSAETAAQFGVAPRVAMLSYSTGSSGSGSDVDKVRTATSLVRERRPDLEVEGPIQYDAAVDASVARAKLPGSEVAGRATVFVFPDLNTGNNTYKAVQRSAGAVAVGPVLQGLRKPVNDLSRGALVRDIVNTIAITAIQAQSVPPAEPEPETGPKPEAAAS from the coding sequence GTGGCTCGCAGCGTCTACGTGGCATCGGTGACGGGCGAGACCGGGAAGTCGACGGTCGCGCTCGGCGCGCTGGAGGCGCTCACCCGCCGGCTGGGCCGGGTCGGGGTGTTCCGCCCGGTGGTCCGGTCCGGCGCCCAGCCCGACTACGTCCTGGAACTGTTGCTCGAGCACGACGGCGTCGACCTGCCGTACGACGTGTGCGCGGGCGTCACCTACGAGGACGTGCACGCCGACCCAGACGCCGCGATGAGCACGATCCTCGGCCGGTACCGCACGGTCGCCGCGCAGTGCGAGGCGGTCGTCATCGTCGGCAGCGACTACACCGACGTCGAGAGCCCAACGGAGTTCTCCTTCAACGCGCGGGTGGCGGCGAACCTCGGCGCGCCGGTCGTGCTGGTGCTCAACGGCCACGACCGCTCGCCGGCCGACCTTCGCGCCGTCGCCGAGCTCGCCACCGCGGAGCTGGCCGCGAACTACGGCACGCTGGCCGCGCTGATCGCCAACCGGGTGCCGCCGGGCGCGCTCGACGACGCCTGCGCGGCGCTGGGCGAGCTCGGCCCGGCGTGGGCGCTGCCCGAGGAGCCGCTGCTGTCGGCGCCGACGATGGCCGACCTCGTCGCCGCGTCCGGCGGCGAGCTGTTCCGCGGCGACGCGTCGCGGCTGGGCCGCGAGGTCGGCGGGCTGGTCGTCGCCGGCATGACGCTGCCGCACGTGCTCGACCGCCTGTTCGACGACGCCGTCGTCATCACCCCCGCCGACCGCACCGACGTGCTGCTCGGCGTGGTGGCGGCGCACGCGGCGAAGACGTTCCCGACGCTGGCCGGCATCGTGCTGAACGGCGGCTTCGAGCTGCCGCCGCAGATCGTCCGGCTGATGGACGGCCTCGACGTCGGGCTGCCGATCGTCACCGCGCCGGGCGACACGTTCGGGACGGCGACGGCGCTGGCGGCGGTGCGCGGCCGGTTGACCTACGACGCCACCCGCAAGGTGCAGACAGCGCTGGCCCTCTTCGATCGCCACGTCGACGCCGGCGACCTGCTCGACCGCCTCGACGTCACCCGCAGCGACGTCGTCACGCCGCTGATGTTCGAGCACGATCTGATCGATCGAGCCCGCGGCAAGCCGATTTCCGGCGTCGCAGGAGTTGCGCGGCTCGGCCGCCGGCGGCACATCGTGCTGCCCGAGGGCACCGAGGAGCGCATCCTGCGCGCCGCCGACACCGTCCTGCGCCGCGGCATCGCCGACCTCACGCTGCTCGGCCCGCCGGCCGACGTCGCGGCGGCGGCCGACCGCGTCGGTGTCGACATCGGCGCCGCCGACATCGTCGACCCGCGCGAGAGCGAGCTGCGCGGCCGGTTCGCGCACGAGTACTCGCGGCTGCGCGCGCACCGCGGCGTCACCCAGGAGGCGGCCTGGGACCAGGTCGCCGACGTCTCCTACTTCGGCACGATGATGGTGCAGCTCGGCCTCGCCGACGGCATGGTGTCCGGCGCCGCGCACACCACGGCGCACACCATCAGGCCGGCGTTCGAGGTCATCAAGACGCTCCCCGGCACGTCGATCGTGTCGAGCGTGTTCTTCATGTGCCTGCGCGACCGCGTGCTGGTCTACGGCGACTGCGCCGTCAACCCCGACCCCACGGCCGAGCAGCTGGCCGACATCGCGATCTCGTCGGCCGAGACGGCGGCGCAGTTCGGCGTGGCGCCGCGGGTCGCGATGCTCTCGTACTCGACCGGCTCCTCCGGCTCGGGCTCCGACGTCGACAAGGTCCGCACGGCGACGTCGCTGGTGCGCGAGCGCCGCCCCGACCTCGAGGTCGAGGGCCCGATCCAGTACGACGCCGCCGTCGACGCCAGCGTCGCCCGTGCCAAGCTGCCCGGCAGCGAGGTGGCCGGCCGGGCGACGGTGTTCGTCTTCCCCGACCTCAACACCGGCAACAACACCTACAAGGCGGTGCAGCGCAGCGCCGGCGCCGTAGCCGTCGGGCCGGTGCTGCAAGGCTTGCGCAAGCCGGTGAACGACCTCTCGCGCGGCGCACTGGTCCGCGACATCGTCAACACGATCGCGATCACCGCGATCCAGGCGCAGTCGGTTCCGCCCGCGGAGCCGGAGCCAGAGACGGGGCCGAAGCCAGAGGCGGCAGCCTCGTGA
- a CDS encoding LLM class flavin-dependent oxidoreductase has protein sequence MTNRLQVGMSFDRTFPPAFVTEAARALDAGGAQQLWVIEDCFYTAGPSLAAAALTVTEQLTVGVGILPAVARTAPITAMEIATLCGLGPGRVLPGIGHGVQEWMAQMGVRPVSPLTALEEVLVAVRRLLAGDEVTSHGHYVDLDAVRLEHPPADPPPVLAGVFGPKSLALAGRVAGGLVLAEPASPSYVRWAMEQAGRTPGDPDFHLATFGVLCVKKDRVEAYRTMAPWLAGQLQEPRTPYTSLPFFDDLAARFADKGVDGLATMPSEWWTELAPVGTMDDAAEHLRGLEEAGVQSVGLFPLRDVEAARTQLAEVVELARR, from the coding sequence ATGACCAACCGCCTGCAGGTCGGAATGAGCTTCGACCGTACGTTCCCGCCCGCCTTCGTCACCGAGGCCGCCCGCGCGCTCGACGCCGGCGGCGCCCAGCAGCTCTGGGTCATCGAGGACTGCTTCTACACCGCCGGTCCCAGCCTGGCGGCCGCCGCGCTGACGGTCACCGAGCAGCTCACGGTGGGGGTGGGCATCCTGCCGGCGGTCGCGCGCACAGCGCCGATCACGGCCATGGAGATCGCGACGCTGTGCGGGCTGGGCCCCGGCCGGGTGCTGCCCGGCATCGGCCACGGGGTGCAGGAGTGGATGGCGCAGATGGGCGTGCGGCCGGTGTCGCCGCTCACCGCGCTGGAAGAGGTGCTCGTCGCGGTGCGGCGGCTGCTCGCGGGCGACGAGGTCACCAGCCACGGCCACTACGTCGACCTCGACGCCGTCCGGCTCGAGCATCCGCCGGCCGACCCGCCGCCGGTGCTGGCCGGGGTGTTCGGGCCCAAGTCGCTGGCGCTGGCCGGACGGGTCGCCGGCGGGCTGGTGCTGGCCGAGCCGGCCAGTCCGTCGTACGTGCGCTGGGCCATGGAGCAGGCCGGCCGCACGCCCGGCGACCCCGACTTCCACCTCGCGACGTTCGGCGTGCTGTGCGTCAAGAAGGACCGCGTCGAGGCCTACCGCACCATGGCGCCGTGGCTCGCGGGGCAGCTGCAGGAGCCGCGCACGCCGTACACGTCGCTGCCGTTCTTCGACGACCTCGCCGCCCGCTTCGCCGACAAGGGCGTCGACGGCCTGGCCACCATGCCGTCCGAGTGGTGGACCGAGCTGGCGCCGGTCGGCACCATGGACGACGCCGCCGAGCACCTGCGGGGCCTCGAAGAGGCCGGCGTCCAGAGCGTCGGCCTCTTCCCCCTCCGCGACGTCGAGGCGGCGCGCACCCAGCTGGCGGAGGTGGTCGAGCTGGCGCGGCGATGA
- a CDS encoding PspC domain-containing protein — protein sequence MSTSSYFSEARGGLVRPTGNRMIGGVCAGLARRFGMKTRTVRILFLLSCLLPGPQVLAYLALWIIMPNED from the coding sequence ATGAGCACAAGCAGCTACTTCTCTGAGGCCCGGGGCGGCCTGGTCCGCCCGACCGGCAACCGCATGATCGGCGGCGTCTGCGCCGGCCTGGCCCGGCGGTTCGGCATGAAGACGCGCACCGTGCGCATCCTCTTCCTGCTGTCCTGCCTGCTGCCCGGCCCGCAGGTGCTCGCCTACCTGGCGCTCTGGATCATCATGCCGAACGAGGACTGA
- a CDS encoding uridine kinase produces MHRVVLLAGPSGSGKSRLARESGLPVLNLDHFYRDGDDPGMPRHPELGIVDWDDPRAWDAERAVDTLVQLSRTGSAQIPVYDIAHDRTVGTEPFTVGTAPVFVAEGLFAADIVDECRSRGILADAIVLRRKPWKNFVRRLARDLAERRKPPLTLLRRGRELMRTERAIVERQCALGARPADAQQVRDALRGAAGAPSGKP; encoded by the coding sequence GTGCACCGTGTCGTCCTTCTCGCCGGCCCGTCGGGCAGCGGCAAGTCCCGGCTGGCCCGCGAGAGCGGGCTGCCGGTGCTGAACCTCGACCACTTCTACCGCGACGGCGACGACCCCGGCATGCCGCGCCACCCGGAGCTGGGCATCGTCGACTGGGACGATCCCCGCGCCTGGGACGCCGAGCGCGCCGTCGACACGCTGGTCCAGCTCAGCCGCACCGGCAGCGCGCAGATCCCGGTGTACGACATCGCGCACGACCGCACCGTCGGCACCGAGCCGTTCACCGTCGGCACGGCGCCGGTGTTCGTCGCCGAAGGGCTGTTCGCGGCCGACATCGTGGACGAGTGCCGGTCGCGGGGCATCCTGGCCGACGCCATCGTGCTGCGCCGCAAGCCGTGGAAGAACTTCGTGCGCCGGCTCGCCCGCGACCTCGCCGAGCGCCGCAAGCCGCCGCTGACGTTGCTGCGCCGCGGCCGCGAGCTGATGCGCACCGAGCGGGCGATCGTCGAACGGCAGTGCGCCCTCGGCGCCCGGCCGGCCGACGCGCAGCAGGTGCGGGACGCGCTCAGGGGCGCCGCCGGCGCGCCCTCCGGGAAGCCCTGA
- a CDS encoding dihydrofolate reductase family protein: MKLTAIMQVTVDGVAQGNGGAHPDLDPGFVRGGWAMPLFDDEATAYVEQRCQSADAFLFGRRTYEFFASTWGAIEEMANSTIGQVFNTRPKYVASTTLTDPGWTPATVVAGADAVRELKAAPGGELQVHGSIALVRWLLENDLVDELELLVFPVVVGEGTRLFPDAGPDHALDLAGSRAFPKGVVAQVYRPAGRATYAPVAL; this comes from the coding sequence ATGAAATTGACGGCCATCATGCAGGTCACGGTCGACGGCGTGGCGCAGGGCAACGGCGGTGCACACCCCGATCTCGACCCCGGGTTCGTCCGCGGCGGCTGGGCCATGCCGCTGTTCGACGACGAGGCGACGGCCTACGTCGAACAGCGCTGCCAGAGCGCCGACGCGTTCCTGTTCGGCCGGCGGACCTACGAGTTCTTCGCCAGCACCTGGGGCGCGATCGAGGAGATGGCGAACAGCACCATCGGGCAGGTCTTCAACACCCGGCCCAAGTACGTGGCCTCGACCACGCTCACCGACCCGGGCTGGACGCCGGCCACCGTCGTCGCCGGAGCCGACGCCGTCCGCGAGCTGAAGGCCGCGCCAGGCGGGGAGCTGCAGGTGCACGGCAGCATCGCCCTGGTGCGCTGGCTGCTCGAGAACGACCTCGTCGACGAGTTGGAGCTGCTCGTCTTCCCGGTCGTCGTCGGCGAGGGCACCAGGCTGTTCCCCGACGCCGGCCCGGACCACGCGCTCGACCTGGCCGGGTCGCGAGCCTTCCCGAAGGGCGTCGTCGCTCAGGTCTACCGGCCGGCCGGGCGGGCGACGTACGCACCGGTGGCCCTCTGA
- a CDS encoding metal-sensitive transcriptional regulator, with product MTEALDEGHAPHGYIHRKDDYLKRLTRIEGQARGLQRMVDEEKYCIDILTQVSAMTKALESVALGLLEEHLAHCVVEAARQGGAEADAKVKEASDAIARLVRS from the coding sequence ATGACCGAGGCACTGGACGAGGGCCACGCCCCCCATGGCTACATCCACCGCAAGGACGACTACCTCAAGCGGCTCACCCGCATCGAGGGTCAGGCGCGGGGGCTGCAGCGCATGGTGGACGAGGAGAAGTACTGCATCGACATCCTCACGCAGGTCTCGGCCATGACGAAGGCACTCGAGTCGGTCGCGCTCGGCCTGCTGGAGGAGCACCTGGCCCACTGCGTCGTCGAGGCGGCCCGTCAGGGCGGCGCCGAGGCCGACGCGAAGGTCAAGGAGGCCTCCGACGCCATCGCCCGGCTCGTCCGGTCCTGA
- a CDS encoding acetate/propionate family kinase produces MTVLVLNCGSSSIKYQLIDPDGPARLAKGIVERIGEDDGVPDHAAALRQVVAELERDCGPLAELGLAAVGHRIVHGGDRFAEPTLVDDDVESVIDELSPLAPLHNPPGLTALRLARRELPDVPHVAVFDTAFHQTLPPVAYTYALERELAARYGVRRYGFHGTSVSYVSRAAARLLDRDPDDTNLVVLHLGNGASATAVRGGRSVDTSMGLTPLEGLVMGTRTGDIDPGALFYLHREAGLSVDDLDRLANRSSGLLGLAGANDLREVHRQAKAGDAAAQLARELYCYRIRHYVGAYLAVLGRAHAIVFTAGVGENDSWVRSHSLAGLRHLGVEVDHVRNSFTGSRAQVISPDEADVTVLVVPTDEELEIARQASGLVAAPAS; encoded by the coding sequence ATGACCGTCCTCGTGCTCAACTGCGGATCGTCGTCCATCAAGTACCAGCTGATCGATCCGGACGGACCGGCGCGCCTGGCGAAAGGGATCGTCGAGCGCATCGGCGAGGACGACGGCGTGCCCGATCACGCCGCCGCTCTGCGCCAGGTCGTCGCCGAGCTCGAGCGCGACTGCGGGCCGCTGGCCGAGCTCGGCCTGGCCGCCGTCGGTCACCGCATCGTGCACGGCGGCGACCGCTTCGCCGAGCCCACCCTCGTCGACGACGACGTCGAAAGCGTCATCGACGAGCTGTCGCCGCTGGCGCCGCTGCACAACCCGCCCGGGCTGACGGCGCTGCGGCTGGCCCGGCGCGAGCTGCCCGACGTCCCGCACGTCGCCGTCTTCGACACCGCGTTCCACCAGACGCTGCCGCCGGTCGCCTACACGTACGCCCTCGAGCGCGAGCTCGCCGCCCGGTACGGCGTGCGCCGGTACGGCTTCCACGGCACGTCCGTCTCCTACGTCAGCCGCGCGGCGGCCCGGCTGCTGGACCGCGACCCCGACGACACCAACCTCGTCGTCCTGCACCTCGGCAACGGCGCGTCGGCGACGGCGGTGCGCGGCGGCCGCTCCGTCGACACCTCGATGGGGCTGACGCCGCTGGAGGGCCTGGTCATGGGCACCCGCACCGGCGACATCGACCCCGGAGCGCTGTTCTACCTGCACCGTGAGGCCGGCCTGTCCGTCGACGACCTCGACCGGCTGGCCAACCGGTCCAGCGGGCTGCTCGGCCTCGCCGGCGCGAACGACCTGCGCGAGGTGCACCGGCAGGCCAAGGCCGGCGACGCCGCGGCGCAGCTGGCGCGCGAGCTGTACTGCTACCGCATCCGGCACTACGTGGGCGCGTACCTCGCCGTCCTGGGCCGGGCGCACGCGATCGTCTTCACCGCCGGTGTCGGCGAGAACGACTCGTGGGTGCGGTCGCACTCGCTGGCCGGCCTGCGCCACCTCGGCGTCGAGGTCGACCACGTCCGCAACTCCTTCACCGGCAGCCGCGCCCAGGTCATCTCGCCCGACGAGGCCGACGTCACCGTCCTCGTCGTCCCCACCGACGAGGAGCTGGAGATCGCCCGTCAGGCGTCCGGTCTGGTGGCCGCGCCCGCGTCCTGA
- a CDS encoding DUF421 domain-containing protein, with product MDIVIRAAVVFVILWLVLRVSGKRQVTQLSAFDLILLVTLGDLISQTVLQEDLSLTGGTLAVATFALLSILLSWLSWRFKRSRKVFEGEPTVVIKDGHVDDEVLRYERLPIDDVLEAAREHGIRDLGDVDLMVLETDGTFSVFTRSDAGGNDEPPKRGAEAM from the coding sequence ATGGACATCGTCATCCGCGCCGCCGTCGTCTTCGTGATCCTGTGGCTGGTGCTCCGGGTGTCGGGGAAGCGGCAGGTCACGCAGCTGTCCGCGTTCGACCTCATCCTGCTGGTCACGTTGGGCGACCTCATCAGCCAGACCGTCCTGCAGGAGGATCTCTCGCTCACCGGCGGCACGCTGGCGGTCGCCACGTTCGCCCTGCTGTCGATCCTGCTGTCCTGGCTGAGCTGGCGGTTCAAGCGCTCACGGAAGGTGTTCGAGGGCGAGCCGACGGTCGTCATCAAGGACGGCCACGTCGACGACGAGGTGCTGCGCTACGAGCGGCTGCCGATCGACGACGTGCTCGAGGCCGCGCGCGAGCACGGCATCCGCGACCTCGGCGACGTCGACCTCATGGTGCTGGAGACCGACGGCACGTTCTCCGTCTTCACCCGGTCGGACGCGGGCGGGAACGACGAGCCGCCGAAACGGGGCGCAGAGGCGATGTGA
- a CDS encoding heavy-metal-associated domain-containing protein, translating to MTTSTYTVVGMTCDHCAGSVREELGRLDGVSQVDVDLATGNVDVTSAAPLGDDDVKAAVEEAGYQLAGS from the coding sequence ATGACCACTTCTACCTACACCGTCGTCGGCATGACCTGTGACCACTGCGCCGGGTCGGTCCGCGAAGAGCTCGGCCGGCTCGACGGCGTCAGCCAGGTCGACGTCGATCTCGCCACCGGCAACGTCGACGTCACCAGCGCGGCGCCGCTCGGCGACGACGACGTCAAGGCCGCGGTAGAAGAGGCCGGCTATCAGCTCGCCGGGTCCTGA
- a CDS encoding dihydrofolate reductase family protein: MTATYTFDVFSSLDGFGAATGDWTGYWGKQGPELLEHRLSLYDEEQRMVFGATTYRAFAQMLAESSEGDDVRDPWVTRMRNLPATVVSSTLRAPLDWPDATVASGDAVDVVARLKEESAVPLRSHGSLSMNRALLAAGLVDRVQVTLFPVITGRSGADPIFQGAADFDLELIETRTLDGRTQELVYRPTLH, encoded by the coding sequence ATGACCGCCACCTACACCTTCGACGTCTTCTCCAGTCTCGACGGCTTCGGCGCCGCCACCGGCGACTGGACCGGCTACTGGGGCAAACAGGGCCCGGAGCTGCTCGAGCACCGCCTCTCGCTGTACGACGAGGAGCAGCGCATGGTCTTCGGCGCCACCACCTATCGCGCGTTCGCGCAGATGCTGGCCGAGAGCTCCGAGGGCGACGACGTCCGCGACCCCTGGGTCACCCGCATGCGGAACCTGCCCGCGACCGTCGTCTCGTCCACGCTGCGCGCACCGCTCGACTGGCCGGACGCGACCGTGGCGAGCGGCGACGCCGTCGACGTCGTCGCCCGGCTCAAGGAGGAGTCGGCGGTGCCGTTGCGCTCGCACGGCAGCCTGTCGATGAACCGGGCGCTGCTGGCGGCGGGGCTGGTCGACCGCGTCCAGGTGACGCTCTTCCCGGTCATCACCGGGCGGTCCGGAGCCGACCCGATCTTCCAGGGAGCGGCCGACTTCGACCTCGAGCTGATCGAGACCCGCACACTCGACGGCCGCACCCAGGAGCTGGTCTACCGGCCCACGCTGCACTGA
- a CDS encoding peptidase inhibitor family I36 protein, producing MKKLKMLALAAVAATAATVAVAAPASAADQDNLCQSKELCLFWGSNYSGLYKDFYWNVRDFGNIRYPHYGVPGGGAGERVKNNAASAINWDYVTARVYYNENWTGPYDDVPPRGRRNLYHTWNDNASFRFLP from the coding sequence TTGAAGAAGCTCAAGATGCTCGCGCTGGCGGCCGTCGCGGCCACCGCCGCGACCGTCGCCGTCGCCGCCCCCGCGTCCGCCGCCGACCAGGACAACCTCTGCCAGTCGAAGGAGCTCTGCCTCTTCTGGGGCAGCAACTACAGCGGCCTGTACAAGGACTTCTACTGGAACGTCCGCGACTTCGGGAACATCCGCTACCCCCACTACGGTGTGCCCGGGGGCGGCGCGGGCGAGCGGGTGAAGAACAACGCAGCCTCCGCCATCAACTGGGACTACGTCACAGCCCGCGTGTACTACAACGAGAACTGGACCGGCCCGTACGACGACGTGCCGCCGCGCGGCCGGCGCAACCTGTACCACACCTGGAACGACAACGCGAGCTTCCGGTTCCTCCCCTGA
- a CDS encoding adenosine deaminase — MRPTDAEILAAPKVLLHDHLDGGLRPATVLELAGEAGHELPAADEHSLRQWFTDAADSLSLERYLATFEHTVAVMQTHDALVRVAAECAEDLAADGVVYAEVRYAPEQHLKGGLSLAEVVAAVEQGFRLGETRAAAAGRPIRVATLLTAMRHAARSREIAELAVANREAGVVGFDIAGAEAGFPPTRHLDAFEYLRRENAHFTIHAGEAFGLPSIWEALQWCGADRLGHGVRIIDDVAVAADGSVTLGRLAAYVRDKRIPLELCPSSNIQTGAAGSIAEHPFGLLARLRFRVTVNTDNRLMSGTSMSREFALLADAFGYDLPDFEWFTVNALKSAFIPFDQRLALINDVVKPGYAALGAQRAFDRVRSAGVSPRSA, encoded by the coding sequence ATGCGACCGACCGACGCCGAGATCCTGGCCGCACCGAAGGTGCTGCTGCACGACCACCTCGACGGCGGGCTGCGGCCGGCCACCGTCCTCGAGCTGGCGGGGGAGGCCGGGCACGAGCTGCCGGCCGCCGACGAGCACAGCCTGCGGCAGTGGTTCACCGACGCCGCCGACTCGCTGTCGCTGGAGCGGTACCTGGCGACGTTCGAGCACACGGTCGCGGTCATGCAGACCCACGACGCGCTGGTGCGGGTGGCCGCCGAGTGCGCCGAGGACCTCGCCGCAGACGGCGTCGTCTACGCCGAGGTGCGGTATGCGCCCGAGCAGCACCTGAAGGGCGGCCTGTCGTTGGCGGAGGTCGTCGCGGCGGTCGAGCAGGGGTTCCGGCTGGGCGAGACGCGGGCGGCCGCGGCGGGCCGGCCCATCCGGGTCGCGACGCTGCTGACGGCCATGCGGCACGCCGCGCGGTCCCGCGAGATCGCCGAGCTTGCGGTCGCGAACCGCGAGGCCGGCGTCGTCGGCTTCGACATCGCCGGCGCCGAGGCCGGCTTCCCGCCCACCCGCCACCTCGACGCGTTCGAGTACCTGCGTCGCGAGAACGCGCACTTCACCATCCACGCCGGCGAGGCGTTCGGGCTGCCGTCGATCTGGGAGGCGCTGCAGTGGTGCGGGGCCGATCGCCTGGGCCACGGCGTGCGCATCATCGACGACGTCGCGGTAGCGGCCGACGGCTCGGTGACGCTGGGGCGGCTGGCGGCGTACGTCCGCGACAAGCGGATCCCGCTGGAGCTGTGCCCGTCGTCGAACATCCAGACCGGGGCCGCGGGCTCGATCGCCGAGCACCCGTTCGGCCTGCTCGCGCGGCTGCGCTTCCGGGTCACCGTCAACACCGACAACCGGCTGATGAGCGGGACGTCGATGTCCCGCGAGTTCGCGCTGCTGGCCGACGCCTTCGGCTACGACCTGCCCGACTTCGAGTGGTTCACGGTCAATGCGCTGAAGAGTGCGTTCATCCCGTTCGACCAGCGGCTGGCGCTGATCAACGACGTCGTCAAGCCCGGGTACGCCGCGCTGGGCGCCCAGCGGGCGTTCGACCGCGTGCGGTCGGCGGGGGTCAGTCCTCGTTCGGCATGA